caagtcagcaactagcaaaattatgaccgagttaatgagttgttttctggcatgagggggtattcttgatttttcccagtgagagagtttttctgattatgctaacgtcactggaatgcagcattcactgcaggccattcgggtctcatagtgggagcgaggcactgccgtactgataaaaacatatatgttatcggggctgttcgtcatgatatcggacttattggaatgacatcataatttcctgttatcggcccgataactatcggcccaataattatcgtgcatccctaaaaTGAATCGATGGTGAGATGCTGGAAACGGCAGCGGGAAGAACTGGAGCAATGTAAAAAGACGAAAAAAGCTTTCAGAGGTAATAAAAGCAGGTGGCCCAAACTGGAAAATATTCTTGAAGACTgggtaaacacacactgggCACATGCGGCTTATAGACAGGTGCGGCTTATGTATGTACAAAatggtttttcctttaaaaatgtactgGGTGAGGCTTATAATCAGGTGCGCTCTGTAGTCCGGAAATTACGgtaatctttgtgttttgtttgtcaatATGTACTGCAAAAGTATTACaggttttgtgtatttgcagcTGATAATGGCTAAATCCTCATTTAATAAAGATACATTTTAAACTTGctataaaatacaaacaattgTCTTTGTCACTAATGTTAAAGACATCAAAGCAGATGAGAAATCTTGGTGTCATCATGAACTCATACCGCTATTTTAATATCAACAATAGGACAATTACAAAGTCAACCTACTATCACCTTAAGAATAATTCAGGAGTTAAAGGGCATGTCTCAGCTGGATTTAGACAAACTTGTCTATCTTTATATTCAGTAGGCTCGACTACTGTAATGCTGTCTGTACAGGTCTCTGCAGCTCAACACTGCAGCGAGAGTCCTTACTTAGATCCGGATAGTGGATCACATCTCAGAGCTTTACGCTGGCTTCCTATGTGTCAGagaattgatttttaaaatcagtAGTTGGTTTATAAAGCGCTGAATGGTTCTGGgccaaaatacatttctgatctgctgctctgttaTGAACCCTCCTGACCTCTCGCGTCTTCTGGGACCTCAGTGCACTGACTTTCCCTGGAGCCAAAACTAAATATGGAGAAGTAGCATTCAGCTTTTCTGCACCACATATCTGGAACAAATTTCCAAAAAACTTGCGGTCTGCTCCAACTCTCAGTTCTTTTAATTCAGGCCTTAATAAGGCTAATTCAGGGCTTtgtggcagctgtggctcaggaggtgggAGAGGGTTTTCTAGTAATCAGAGGGTCCGTGGTTCGATCTCtggctcctccagtctgcatgtcaaagtgtcaTGGGTGGGTGAGACACGGAACCCTGAACTGTCCCTGATTACTCCCGGCTGTGCCATCGGGGTGTGATTGGGTGAATGTGACGTGCTTTGAGTTGGTAGAAAAGAAAAGCGCTATACAAATGCAGTCCGTCCTTTCTTATTGCCTCTCAGTCACGTAGCACTTTTAATTGCCTTTTTATTGAAAGGTGCTATAATCAAAACTTGTCTTGCCTTGCCTTTCCTCCAGCAGTTATTTAATTACTTGCATACATCGAAACCAGTTCTGACAGTATTGTGGGTTCAGTACACATGATTGCATTTTGTACTCTCTAAGGCTGTGTCAGGGTTACGTAACATGTGTTGAGAAaccgtgtgtgtgcatgtatgactTTCTGTGGTCTAAGCTGGTGTTTTGTGTTAACAGCTGGGAGGCACAGTGGGGGACATTGAGAGCATGCCCTTCATCGAGGCCTTCAGACAGTTCCAGTTCAAGGTGAAGAAGGAGAACTTCTGCAACATCCATGTCAGCCTGATACCGCAGGTATGGTGcacttgtgaacacacacatgtcacaTGTAGCTTAAgttttgctttgtattttaAATTGAAGGAAAGGAGCTattcaacagaaaaaatgtttttcacacacAATTAAAGGTGAATTTGCTTTTATGTCCTCAGCCCAATACCACAGGGGAGCAGAAAACCAAACCGACCCAAAGCAGTGTCCGAGAGCTCAGGGGGCTGGGCTTGTCTCCAGATTTGGTAAATCAGGTTACAGTTTGTTCTTAAAGCTGCACCCCAGATATAAACAGGTCATACCTCAACTGCCATGTGTAGAAATCTAACCAATAACACCTGGGTACATATTCATCTCACGGTGTACACAAATCTCAAATATGATGTTCACACAGGAATCTTTGCAACTATTCCCTGGTCCTGTTGTATATTGTGattaacaaaaataacacatttctttttgtcagaTTATGTGCCGCTGTACGACGCCCCTAGAAACGGCTGTCAAGGAGAAGATCTCCATGTTTTGTCATGTGGAGCCCACACAGGTGAAGTACATCTGCAGTAGTAGTACTGTATTGTCATGTTTGATAATGCAAGagttatacagtatgtgtaagaAGGGCATGAGCTATTAAAGTAAGGATAACTGCTATTTCACTGTTTGCTGGTATCACTATGCTAGTTTTAGGGTTGAGTGATATTTGATTTAATCATGTGATGATGTGTAAACGCGTGTGGCACTACCTGGTCACTTGGTCGGCTTTCTGCTGGAGCCATGCAACTTTTGGGTCTTTTATCAGCTGGGCAATGATTTGGTATTCAAACTTAGCAGAAGCCCGTGCTGCTTGTACTTGTATTGCAAGATACTATTGTAGGAATGTTCCATTTGTTGTAATGGAAAAGCCAATACATAAGCACCTACTtgtccaacagaaaacaggtcAGCAGTGCATGACTCTTCATCCCCATCTTTTCCTTCAGTGGTCGCTAACATGTGAAAGTCAACCCCAGATTCACTCTCGGTTAGGAACCAGGTGTTTGGCCTCactgtattttctatttttccagCGCTGTGTCTGCCATTTTCGCAGCTTCCTCTTGGATGAACGCTGCTTATGGTCTGGCACGTGGTTGCTGCCTTTTTTAGTCCCAACCTCACCTGTGTGCagttattggctgggggctacacacccattgctcaaaggttgcagcccaTAAACgtcccaaacacaaacacgaaaTAACAAGATCTTAATGCACGCCACACACATATAGTGAGTCATAAGGGATGATTACGTATGTGTCCGCacatagtttgttttttatttaaatcatgcatgttgatataaaaatattaacaTTGTTCCGCCCCTTCATCAATGAATAAACGTAAAGTTGAAAGAACATGTTTTGTAATTCTTTCCAGGTGATCTGTGTCCAAGATGTCTCCTCGGTCTATAGAGTGcccctgctgctggaggaccAGGGTGTTGTGAACTACTTCTGTCAGCGTCTGAACCTGCCTATTGAGATGAGGCCCAGGAAGATGCTCACAAAGTGGAAGGAGATGGCAGACAGGTAGGGAAGTGTGTCTTAGCTGCCAATATTGTTCAAGGGTTCTAAGGACACAAACCATTTACCTTACACTTAGGGAACAGTCAGTTTAATCATTCAGGCACTTGTTCACTTCTGGGAATTGTGCTGCAAACCACAGTTATGAAAGATGAGTGTTGCCCAGTCACTACAGCGTGCTGTGGGAGTTGAATCTCTGAACATTGAATTGTTCTTTGAGTAACTGTGACGTCACGATTAAATGATGCACCAGGTCAGTGCTGCGaatgatctctctctctttccagaTCGGACCGTCTCTTGGAACATGTTTCCATAGCCCTGGTGGGGAAATACACAAAGTTAGCCGACTCCTACACCTCTGTTATCAAGGCCCTAGAGCACTCAGCCCTCGCCATTAATCACAAACTAGAGGTCAAGGTATGGAAATATTTCACACTTTTATGTTTTGTACATTGATTTCTGGATTCGACGTCACTGCTTTGCAGTTTATGTATTGACTGTTGTTGTGGAACACTTTTAAAACTGGCATCTCTCACATTTCTCTGCAGTAGTTAGCCTGTTGGCCATGTTGactgtttgttgttattattgcaGTACATAGACTCTGCAGACCTGGAACCCACCACTCTGCAAGATGAGCCAGTGAAATATCATGAGGCCTGgcaaaaactctgcagctctcagtgAGTAGACAAACCTGGGAGAACCACCAGTAGGCTTGGATGATGTTGAAAATTTGGAACGATCAATATAAAGTTTTACACTGTGGTAATATGGTGTTATTTATACCACATGATGGCAGTAGAGTGCTGTCATGCCCACTGGCTTATGAAGCTTGAGGAGTCAGTGGTTTTCTGTGCTTTGTAGACATTACCAGTGTTATATTACATGTTCATGTATAGATTATGTCTGCAATGTATTGTAGCTATTTGCAAGCAGGCATCAACATGGGGCTCggtttaaaacagctgttttaccTTTACCTTTGAGTCTCtcatttatgtatgtatgtaagttCACAAACATCAGTATGCGTACACATCATCAGTAATGTGTCTCTATACAGATGTTCATATTGTGTGATATTTGTCTCAAAAGTGATCTGGACCAATAGATAAGATGAAGTAAGGCTGTTATTCTTTCCCTGCCCACAGAGGTGTGTTGGTACCAGGAGGTTTTGGtgtgagagggacagagggcaAGATGCTCGCTATTAACTGGGCAAGGAAACAGAATAAGCCATTCCTGGGTAAGCGAAATTCCGAACTCCTCTGTCTCATAGGTTCAGCCTTCTTCTTCATTATATCCTCATCTAAGATTTAATGCCTTAAGCAAACCTGATGAAGTCtagacacacaaaacatgttgtTCTGCCTGTGTGTTGACTCTTGCTAAAGATAATTTAATAATTCTTGGTATGCAGCTTCACACTTGTATTACTGTGGTTAAAACAACTACATTAATAGCTTGTGTCTGTAAGAAGTTATTTGCCATGATGTTTTATTGCtttacaagaaaacaaaaaagtataaatgtaaaaaaaaaaatatatatatatatatgtgtgtgtgtgtgtgtgtgtgtgtgtgtgtgtatataaaatTGATTGCATAAGTATTCCAGCACTTTAGTTCCAACACACTGAAATCATCGCTGGTGCAGGACTTTAAAATTGCTGCTTAGTAACAATCTCCATGTAACTGAACATAGTTTGTGCAATTATGCAAAGatgaatcaaaaaaaaaaatgtgttcagctaaaagaaaagttgttACAGACCCACTCTGTCCATAAATTCGAAGCTGAAATTGCTGCTACGGGCGACTCTCCAAAGTATATACCTGAAGGGCATGAATGCTTGTGCAGTCACTTGCAGTGGGGCTCCTGTCCagtctttctttatttatgaATCCTTACAATAGCTCTCATTATGCAAGAATCCTGCTGGTCTTGTTTTGTGCAGGCGTGTGTTTGGGCATGCAGCTGGCAGTGTGCGAGTTCGCCCGCAATGTTCTCCAATGGGAAGGTGAGTAATTGCTCAGTTCAACTGGGGACACTGTGAAGGAAAATTTGATACCTATGGTTTCTaatttaatgatgaaaaaacCTTCAACATGTTGGGCGCTTGATATGAGCTTAGATCAGTTGCCCTTATCTTTTTCAGATGCCAACTCCACAGAATTTAATCCAGAAACCGAACACCCCGTGGTAAGTTATCTTTTTCTGCCCTGCTcatgtcacatcacatcagcaGGAGCTCCACCAAAATGGTTTTAACGTCCTATTTGATCTTGACAGGTGATTGACATGCCAGAGCACAACCCAGGCCAGATGGGTGGAACTATGAGGTTGGGGAAGAGGCGGACCATTTTCGGATCCAACCCCAGTGTACTGAGTATGTATCCTCCTGAGTTCCTTTCCTAGCATTGATTAAACCTCTGAAAACTCGTCTCTGCTCaccaaaattacatatttagaagttttgtttttggagcattAGTGAAGGGCAATTAAGTTTAGCATGTGTGGAACAATGAATATGCAATCAGTCCCGCCTCTGTCTCCACCCGCTCGCCTGCAGCTTGAGCATACTTGCTCACCGTCAGCTCTGctcatcaaaacacacaaacggcACTTTCTGGCTGGAGGCCCTGAAGCAAAACTCGCACATGCCATGTGCACTTGAATTACCTAACCTTATCTTGCTATTGCTATACTAGCATAATATGAGGACGACCTTTATCACGACAGCCCCAAAGTTTGGTGAAGTCAGAATTGCCGTAATTACCAAAGCCATCATCTAATTCAGCAGCTTAACTATCTGACAAACtgttttgagaaatgtttgCTGTAGCTTTCTTCATCATCAACCTCAAGCGATATAAAATATCTTGCCAGCgtttgacatgaatcatcatgtaaCGCGGAAGGCTAAGGTTGTTTGGGCATAGTCAacggataaaacacaagaaatatAGACTTATCAACATGGTGGCTTGTACTTGCTGTGTCCCCAGAACAAATAGAACGGCCTTGGGCTTCAATATATGCCTCGTGGCAAAGCCCTTCTGTTTTCATATAGAGTTTTCACAACAGTGCTCTGGAAAATGGCTCCTGCAAACCAGTTTTCAGATCCTCTGGTAATACACGAAAGACCACATTTCTCCTTCTGCAACTTTGCAACCCGAGAACAGAACACATCTCTgccatcattttaaaaaatcatgaaaCCCAGGTTGCAAAATAGCGAACGTATCTACACCTGGCGTCTCCTGTGATACCCGTTGTTTACTGCAGCCTCGCCTCACAAATTGATGGGATTGGTTCTTTAGGTAAATGACGTATGAAAGCCTGATTGTCTGAATCCGTGTTTGTGGGACTGTCGTTGGTCCACTGCAGTTCTGAGGCAGAAATGCTCATCCAATGGCGTTGACTTCTGATTTCTTTCATGGTTACTCTCATAGcctttaacaaaaacacagtatgGACACGTTAAGAACTTGAGTTTCATTGAAGGGGGTCTTTAATGGCAGGCtttctgttttggtcttttatAGCTCTATTGTGTTTCTAATGACTGATATTTCATTGTTCCAGGAAAACTGTATGGAAACGTGGAATATGTTGACGAGAGGCACAGACACAGATTTGAGGTAGAGGCGAAAACAAGgttttaaagctttttgtctgtgtgtgccaaACTTTCTCGCTGTAcatgtttttaatctttctgcttttcatctttGCCTCTAGATCTAGTGTTGAAGTGTAAGATAACCTTgaaaacttttttgttttttttaaaacctttcCCAAGTCATTGAATCTGCGCTCATTATAGGTGAACCCTGAGCTGAAGCACCACTTTGAAAAAAAGGGTCTTCATTTTGTCGGCCAGGATGTGGAAGGAGAGCGAATGGAGGTCATTGAATTGGAGGGTGAGTGGAAAGTGTTGAGAACAAGAATCCACATGCTGTTCAGTGACAATGAACGCAACATGCTGTATAACACCTGGCTAATACCTCTACCGTTTCTTAAACATGCTTCGCCTCAAATTctttgtgtgtaaatatgt
Above is a window of Chelmon rostratus isolate fCheRos1 chromosome 8, fCheRos1.pri, whole genome shotgun sequence DNA encoding:
- the ctps1b gene encoding CTP synthase 1b isoform X1; the encoded protein is MKYILVTGGVISGIGKGIIASSVGTILKSCGLHVTAIKIDPYINIDAGTFSPYEHGEVFVLDDGGEVDLDLGNYERFLDIRLTRDNNLTTGKIYQSVINKERRGDYLGKTVQVVPHITDAIQEWVMKQAKISVDDDGVEPQVCVIELGGTVGDIESMPFIEAFRQFQFKVKKENFCNIHVSLIPQPNTTGEQKTKPTQSSVRELRGLGLSPDLIMCRCTTPLETAVKEKISMFCHVEPTQVICVQDVSSVYRVPLLLEDQGVVNYFCQRLNLPIEMRPRKMLTKWKEMADRSDRLLEHVSIALVGKYTKLADSYTSVIKALEHSALAINHKLEVKYIDSADLEPTTLQDEPVKYHEAWQKLCSSQGVLVPGGFGVRGTEGKMLAINWARKQNKPFLGVCLGMQLAVCEFARNVLQWEDANSTEFNPETEHPVVIDMPEHNPGQMGGTMRLGKRRTIFGSNPSVLRKLYGNVEYVDERHRHRFEVNPELKHHFEKKGLHFVGQDVEGERMEVIELEDHCYFVGVQYHPEFTSRPIKPSPPYFGLLLAAAGKLQSYLNKGCRLSPRDTYSGSSGSSSPEADICELKFPSLS
- the ctps1b gene encoding CTP synthase 1b isoform X2, giving the protein MKQAKISVDDDGVEPQVCVIELGGTVGDIESMPFIEAFRQFQFKVKKENFCNIHVSLIPQPNTTGEQKTKPTQSSVRELRGLGLSPDLIMCRCTTPLETAVKEKISMFCHVEPTQVICVQDVSSVYRVPLLLEDQGVVNYFCQRLNLPIEMRPRKMLTKWKEMADRSDRLLEHVSIALVGKYTKLADSYTSVIKALEHSALAINHKLEVKYIDSADLEPTTLQDEPVKYHEAWQKLCSSQGVLVPGGFGVRGTEGKMLAINWARKQNKPFLGVCLGMQLAVCEFARNVLQWEDANSTEFNPETEHPVVIDMPEHNPGQMGGTMRLGKRRTIFGSNPSVLRKLYGNVEYVDERHRHRFEVNPELKHHFEKKGLHFVGQDVEGERMEVIELEDHCYFVGVQYHPEFTSRPIKPSPPYFGLLLAAAGKLQSYLNKGCRLSPRDTYSGSSGSSSPEADICELKFPSLS